A segment of the Odoribacter splanchnicus DSM 20712 genome:
TTACCATCTTGCTGACGATCCCGTTGGCCGGAGTAGGCTGTATTTACGCATTTTTGCTAGCCGGAGCCTCTTTGAATATGATGGCTTTTATCGGTATCATCATGCTGGCAGGTATAGCCGTCAACAACTCCATCTTACTGGTAGATGCAGCCAACAGGCTCAAGGCAGAAGGATTCGCTCTGACAGAGGCCATAAAAGGAGCTGCCCAACAGCGTATCCGCCCGATCATCATGACCAGTCTGACTACTATCCTGGCTTTATTGCCGATGTGTTTCGGATTCGGAGAGGGTGCTTCACTGCGATCCCCTATGGCTTTGGCGGTGATCGGCGGTCTGTTCACTTCTACCCTGATGACATTAGTAGTGATCCCGTGTGTTTACTACATTTTTGACAAAAAAGTCAAAAACGTAGAGAAGATTTGAAAGGCATTTTCGAGCTTTTGACATTTTTGATTCTAAATAAGAAAAAATGAACAAACTAATAAATCGTAAAGTACTGATTTCGATGATCTTCATCGGTTTGACCATGATGGGGTTGTTTTCGTACAGGTACTTACTGATGGAATTATATCCGGATGCGGAGTTCCCCTCCCTGAATGTAACTATTTCCACCAAGACCGAGCTGGATCCGAAGTACATCGAGAGTCAGGCAGCTATTCCGGTAGAAGGCGTAATCAGCGGCCTGGAAGGCGTCGAGGATATAACGACATTGATTTCCAATAGGAACGCCCGTATCACTGTTTCCTTTACCAAAAATACAAATGTCAAATATGCTTACCTGAAGCTGGAAGAAAAAATCAAAGCGATCACCAAAAGTATTCCGGAAGACTTCACCATCCAGGTCAATAAAGCCGGTAGCGGAATGGCCAGTGATCAGTTTATGACTCTACAGATTCTGGGAGACGACGATGTCGATTATGTCCGGAATATCACCGATATCGACATTGCTCCCATCCTTGAAAGTACGGATGGAATAGCCTCGGTCACGGTCATGGGCGGACGTCAGAAGAGCATCGAAATCCTTCTCGACGATGAAAAATGCAAAGCGCTCAATATCACCGCATCACAAGTCAGCTCACTGATCGGCAAGAATATGTCTGAAAAGACCTTCGCCGGTTCGGTATTTCAGGATAACAAACGTTTTTTTGTCAACGTTACGGCAGAATATCTCGCGACAGAAGACCTGGGAAACATCGTTGTATCCGAAGGTCCGGTATTGTTGAAAGACATCGCCGACATCAATTTCGGCATTAAAGAAGAAGAATCCTATTCGCGGGTGAATGGGAAAGAAGTTATCACCTGTGTTATTTCCAAATCTCCGCTGGTCAATATCATCGATCTTTCACAGCGGGTACGGGAAGAAATCGCCCAGTTGAATGAAGAACTGGCTACCAAAGGAGTTTCTATCAAAGTCGATACGGACACAGCCGAAACGATGAGTGAAAACATCAACACCATCATCAATCTGGGTTTGACCGGAGCGATTCTGGCTATTTTCATTCTCTACCTGTTTTTGCGAAACTTCAAGATCGTCACTTTCATTGCCGTGGCAATCCCCATTTCGGTATTCTCTGCTTTTTATTTCTTTTACTTTTTCGGTATCAGTATCAATACACTGACTTTAACGGGTATAGCCCTCGCTGTGGGCATGTTGTTGGATAATTCGGTCGTCGTCATGGAGAATATCTTCCGGTTGCGTGCGATCGGAGTCAATAGTCAGGAAGCAGCGGTAAGGGGCACTCAGGAGGTGGCCAAAGCGGTTATCGCCGCCACTCTGACTACGATCACTGTATTTCTTCCTTTCCTGTTTTCAGACGATTTTATCCTGAAGCTGATCGGTGAACATATCGGCGTGTCGATCATCACGACTCTTATCCTGTCGTTGGTCGTGGCTTTGCTACTGATCCCTATGGCCGTCAATCAATTCATGAAAGGCCAGGGCGACCGGGTAAATTTCAGTACATTATCGATTCATAGCCGGCCGGTACAGATTTATATCGCTTTACTGAAAATGTGCCTGCGCAAACCGGCAGCAGTCGTATTTACTGCGATATTGGTATTGATCGTCACGGTAGCTTTATCTTTGACACTGACCATGAATACGTTAAAAGAAATCGAAGCCGATACGTTCAATGTCTATATGACTTTCCCCAATGGGAATACCCTCAACCGGACAGACGAAACAATAAAAGCTTATGAAGAACGCTTGAACGATATCCAGGAAATCGAACAATACAGTACAAAGATCTATTCCACGGATGCCAGTGTCACCATCAAACTAAAAGAGGACTTCGAAAAGATCAACAAAAAAACACTGAACGAACTCAAGAGTACGATTCTATCCCTCTCCGATGGGTTAAGAGTCAGCGATATCAGCCTCGAAGCTATCGAGAGCAGCGAGAACTTCCGGGGTGGTGGCAGTTCACTCATGGGAGGTGCCGACCAACTGATGAAAAAAATGGGTATGGGTACCCAAACGGAAAAAATTGTCATCAAGGGCCAGGATTTCGAAAAAATGGCTAACCTGGCCGAGTTGCTCAAATTCCAATTGGAAGAATTGGACAATATCAGCTATTCATCGGTCAGCTCATCCCGGGGAAAACCCGAAGCCAGGATCATGTTCGACCAATATCTGATGGGAATCAATGATGTAACTCCGAATAATGTCGTCACCGAGCTCAATAATTTCGCCCCCCAAAATACGACTTCGATCAAATACAAAGCGGGAGATCAGGAGTACGATATCATCATCAAAGACAAACGGCTAGCCGAGAAAAAAGAAGAAGAAAACCAGGATCCGGTACGTACGCTGGAAGACTTGCGCAATATGCAAGTCACCAACACGAATAATTCCCTTACCGAATTACGTAGCTTCAGTAATATCAACCTTACCCGGGGACAAGGAAACATAAACCGGGTCAACCAGGATAAAGAAATCACGGTGAACTACCGGTTCAATTCCGATGTAAACGAATCGAAGAATATTCTGGAAGCCGCAAGGACAGAGATAGACGAACTGGTGCAGAATACCGATATTCCTACCGGCATCGCTGTCGAGGTGGTACATGAAGAGGACGAAACCAGCGAATTCACTTTTCTGATTCTGGCTGCTTTTGTGATCATTTACATGATCCTGGCGTCTGTTTTCGAATCACTTACAGCCCCGATCGTATTGATGTTCGCTATTCCCCTGGCTGCCATCGGTTCCTTACTGGCCTTATTGTTTACCAGCAATTCGTTGATGAATGCCAATGTATTGATCGGTGTCATTATCCTGATCGGTATCGTCGTCAACAACAGTATCATCCTGATCGACTACACTTCGCAATTGCGGCGACAGGGTAACCGTAAACCGCGAGCCCTCATCATCGCCGGAATCTCGAGGGTACGTCCTATCCTGATCACAGCCATCACCACCATCGTGGCCATGTTCCCGTTAGCCATGGGACAAGGAGAATTTGTATCAGGACTCGGAGCTCCTTTCGCCATCACGGTGATCGGAGGATTGACCATGAGTACATTATTGACCCTGGTGATTATCCCCACCCTATATTCCGGTTTGGAAGAAGCACTTCATCGGCTGCGTACCCAGAGTTTAACCCTGAAGATTATTCAACTCACCCTTTTGATCCTGGCAGTCATCGGTATAGTGATGATAACCGACTCGCTGATATGGCAATTGGGTTACTTTGTCGGAGCCATTATACTGATACCGGCAGCCACCTGGTTTATGGAGACTAGTCTGCGTCAGGCCAACAGCCGGATTATCCCTCCGGATCAGGAAATCCATATTTCAATCCGTAATCTGGTGAAGATCTACGGCCGTCCCAATGAATTTCAACGGGAATGGCAATCCGGCCAACGTGTACGGGAACGGCTGGGATTAAAGGAAGAATACCGGCAATGGTCGGATTTAAAACCTTTGGTATGGATGTTACCTATCACCGGCTTCCTGATTTATTTCACCTATTTCTATCAAACATTGACCTTCTGGGCCATCATTTTTGCCGTCTGCACCTGGATGTTGCTGACAAAATTGATTGCCATCGGAGGTGAATATTTTAAAGCTCATAAAATCAAAAGCTTGAGCTGGTGTATACGGGTATGCGGAATCTTCATTTATTACTTTTCGCCCTTGTTTACGCTCATATGGGCTTCTATAAAATTCTCGGATTCCGGCATGGCTATTTTACTCGGTCTCCTTTGGTATGTCGCTATAGTTGCCCGCTATTTATCGGACCGGATCCATAAATACAATATCAACATCGATATGATCGACGGTCGGTTCAGGGAATTGAAAAAAGGAGTATATAAGATCGCCACAAAAATTCCGATGATCGGATATAAGAAAAAACCGTTCAAAGCCTTGAACGCCGTCTCAATGGAGATCCATACCGGTATGTTCGGTTTGTTAGGACCTAACGGTGCAGGTAAAACCACCCTTATGCGTATCATCTGCGGCATATTCGAGCAGAGCTATGGAAAAATATTCATCAATGGCATCGATACCCAGAAAAAACGGGAAGAATTGCAGGGATTGATCGGTTATCTGCCTCAGGAATTCGGTACTTACGAAAACCTGACCTCCTGGGAGTTTTTGGAATATCAGGCTCTCCTGAAAGGAATTTATAATCCCAAAACCCGGAGCAAACGGATCACAGAAGTGCTCGAAGCGGTTCATATGTATGAAAACAAAGATAAAAAGATCGGAGGTTTCTCAGGAGGTATGAAACAACGGATCGGAATTGCACAGACTTTGCTGAACCTGCCCCGCATTCTGGTTGTCGATGAACCGACTGCCGGATTGGACCCCCGGGAAAGAATCCGTTTCAGAAATCTTTTGGTAGAATTGTCGCGCAACCGGATCGTTATTTTCTCTACCCACATTATCGAGGATATCGCCAGTTCCTGTAACCAGGTGGGTGTTATCAACAAAGGGTCGTTGAAATATCACGGAACTCCTTCCGAAATGGTGGAAATTGCTAAAGATGTGACATGGACTTTCGAAATTCCGGCCCGGGAATTTGTAAAATTGCCTTCCGACCTGTTATTGGTACATCATATCCGGAACGGAGAGAATATCAAAGTCAGGTGTCTGTCGGAGACCCAACCGGTTCCCAATGCCGTACATACTTCTCCTCTACTGGAAGACTCGTATCTGTGGTTGTTGAGGAATGTAAAATTAGCTAATCATGAAAATATCATCACTCAATAGACTTGTAAAGCCATGAAATATTACATCACTCCTATAGCAAAACTCGCCCGGTATAATATAAAGATTATCTTCGGCAATAAGTTTATGTATTTTATTCTCAGTGCCGTCGGTTTTTATATCCTGACGGTGGGGTTAAATCTTATTTCGGATTCGGAGATTACGATGGCTACCGGATACAGTATGTTATTAGTGCCTTCTATCCTATTGATCTTCTATCCGACCTGTTTCGGTATACAGAACGACCAGGATGCCAAAATCATAGAAATCATTTTCGGTATTCCGAACTATCGGTATAAAATCTGGCTATTCCGGCTTTTGATCGCCTATATGATTTGTTTTATCATCACTTTGCTTTTAGCTGCCGTCACCGACTGGCTGGTTGTAGAGGTACCTCCCCTGCAACTCGCTTTGCAAAGTATGGTACCTGCGCTTTTCATCGGTTTACTGTGTTTTATGCTCAGTACACTCATCCGGAATGGCAACGGTACGGCAGTAATGATTATCATTATCGGTTTATTGCTGTTCGCATCGAGTAAAATTCTGGACGTCAGCAAATGGAATGTATTTTTGAACCCCTTTGACGTCCCCTTGGATAAAAATCCGCAAATTTTTTATAACACCCTGTTCGACAACCGATTGATTATCTTACTCTCTTCCTTCATATTCTTATTGGTAGGACTTTACAAGACACAAAACCGGGAAAAGTTCATCTGACTCACCGAGTCCGCCCAGGAGAAATATCCACCCGTATCCGAGATATATTTCTCCCACCCCCAAAGGGGCATATCCAGCGCCTCCCGGTTCGTCAACCGCCATTCCCCATCCCCAACCCTTCTCATTTTTCCGTTAACTGAGGATATTCAGTAAATGTCCCTAAATATTTAGGCAGTTATATACATATTAACACGTTATAAACGTAGGTTTATTTTTTCTTTCTATTCCGATTCCGGGTTTTGTGCCGTCAGACCGGTTCGCCTGGAACGGTCCGGTAAGGCTTTCCTTCACTGACCGGCGGAACTCCTCACTATGTTCGTCAGACACCACCGGTCGGGCGTTCGGAAAACCTAACCGGACACTCGTTCCTGCTCCAATGGTCTTCCGCCACAAAACCCTCCATCTTCCGTCAGCACTACAGGGCAAAGAAGGAAAGTTTTATTGAATGAAAGGGCAGGCCACCCTGACCGGAGTACGAATACCTGGATTATTAGATCGGATTATTTCTATAAAATACTGATTATTAAATTAATCTCTAATGCATAAAGTATCAGAAAAACATCTGTTTGATAGAAGTTTATACTTTTTAGGTCACAGTTCGTTTTCCATGCAGTGATAACACGAACACCGGAGACGAATAAGTAACGAACTATATTAATCTGCAAGTAAAATGAGAGAAAAAACTCCACCATAAGCTATTTTGTTTGCCGGGTAGATACAAATCCATCCACATAAGGAGAGTCTGATTTGATTACGGCAAATGCTTGCCTGACGAGCTTGTTTGCAACAGTAATAAGAGCCACCTTGG
Coding sequences within it:
- a CDS encoding efflux RND transporter permease subunit: MNKLINRKVLISMIFIGLTMMGLFSYRYLLMELYPDAEFPSLNVTISTKTELDPKYIESQAAIPVEGVISGLEGVEDITTLISNRNARITVSFTKNTNVKYAYLKLEEKIKAITKSIPEDFTIQVNKAGSGMASDQFMTLQILGDDDVDYVRNITDIDIAPILESTDGIASVTVMGGRQKSIEILLDDEKCKALNITASQVSSLIGKNMSEKTFAGSVFQDNKRFFVNVTAEYLATEDLGNIVVSEGPVLLKDIADINFGIKEEESYSRVNGKEVITCVISKSPLVNIIDLSQRVREEIAQLNEELATKGVSIKVDTDTAETMSENINTIINLGLTGAILAIFILYLFLRNFKIVTFIAVAIPISVFSAFYFFYFFGISINTLTLTGIALAVGMLLDNSVVVMENIFRLRAIGVNSQEAAVRGTQEVAKAVIAATLTTITVFLPFLFSDDFILKLIGEHIGVSIITTLILSLVVALLLIPMAVNQFMKGQGDRVNFSTLSIHSRPVQIYIALLKMCLRKPAAVVFTAILVLIVTVALSLTLTMNTLKEIEADTFNVYMTFPNGNTLNRTDETIKAYEERLNDIQEIEQYSTKIYSTDASVTIKLKEDFEKINKKTLNELKSTILSLSDGLRVSDISLEAIESSENFRGGGSSLMGGADQLMKKMGMGTQTEKIVIKGQDFEKMANLAELLKFQLEELDNISYSSVSSSRGKPEARIMFDQYLMGINDVTPNNVVTELNNFAPQNTTSIKYKAGDQEYDIIIKDKRLAEKKEEENQDPVRTLEDLRNMQVTNTNNSLTELRSFSNINLTRGQGNINRVNQDKEITVNYRFNSDVNESKNILEAARTEIDELVQNTDIPTGIAVEVVHEEDETSEFTFLILAAFVIIYMILASVFESLTAPIVLMFAIPLAAIGSLLALLFTSNSLMNANVLIGVIILIGIVVNNSIILIDYTSQLRRQGNRKPRALIIAGISRVRPILITAITTIVAMFPLAMGQGEFVSGLGAPFAITVIGGLTMSTLLTLVIIPTLYSGLEEALHRLRTQSLTLKIIQLTLLILAVIGIVMITDSLIWQLGYFVGAIILIPAATWFMETSLRQANSRIIPPDQEIHISIRNLVKIYGRPNEFQREWQSGQRVRERLGLKEEYRQWSDLKPLVWMLPITGFLIYFTYFYQTLTFWAIIFAVCTWMLLTKLIAIGGEYFKAHKIKSLSWCIRVCGIFIYYFSPLFTLIWASIKFSDSGMAILLGLLWYVAIVARYLSDRIHKYNINIDMIDGRFRELKKGVYKIATKIPMIGYKKKPFKALNAVSMEIHTGMFGLLGPNGAGKTTLMRIICGIFEQSYGKIFINGIDTQKKREELQGLIGYLPQEFGTYENLTSWEFLEYQALLKGIYNPKTRSKRITEVLEAVHMYENKDKKIGGFSGGMKQRIGIAQTLLNLPRILVVDEPTAGLDPRERIRFRNLLVELSRNRIVIFSTHIIEDIASSCNQVGVINKGSLKYHGTPSEMVEIAKDVTWTFEIPAREFVKLPSDLLLVHHIRNGENIKVRCLSETQPVPNAVHTSPLLEDSYLWLLRNVKLANHENIITQ